One stretch of Niallia sp. XMNu-256 DNA includes these proteins:
- a CDS encoding 3-methyladenine DNA glycosylase — protein MKKENNNSLEQERKKEHNIDIEPQREGAKTKQKEEKK, from the coding sequence ATGAAAAAAGAAAACAACAACTCTCTTGAGCAGGAAAGGAAAAAAGAACATAATATTGACATCGAACCTCAGCGTGAAGGGGCAAAAACAAAGCAGAAAGAGGAAAAGAAATAA